The Neodiprion virginianus isolate iyNeoVirg1 chromosome 5, iyNeoVirg1.1, whole genome shotgun sequence genome contains a region encoding:
- the LOC124305350 gene encoding Bardet-Biedl syndrome 1 protein homolog isoform X1 — translation MTALSDDRPAATGLGGSRWLEAVWEPEARLYVLSGGLEILDVCGEGDPRLVCADLGTATTNSAKIRVYKGGDLISQHNLGDSPSGLVGFYSENGEHGSGALAVAAGSSVYVYKNMRPYFKYCLPPMEAHAEEREKSLFRLQIWHRAGLEDDPNILLLTEDLETLLKEHGASVLSPRTLKLLGMESNLRPSFVEQYRRVPLTRPGVATTIATIRKDSWNNVASSYLLIGTESGQILVLDTRAFTVIDRLQLGWSPVALVGTGLWAKESRVVAVGRDGKLGAVKRGSASKLWSKLPAPAVSLSILPGEGAAVAVMDGSLWGFSKKGARLWKIQLPNIPLDLVGLPVPQRGLSLLAVSVARFGVRIYDGKHHVDTINTMEAVSAMKYGRMGQEERAMTMVTVGGGLNVRILKRTADFSTYVAPEMLPNFGSRFTIPKKTRLFVEQTIRERSEAVKIHDTFHRGLARLRLHTAKKAVDELTTNQDSGPSPVIIDASVLGLGPDYMIKICVTNVSDALSDTGLFIVCRGENADVKPRVLNLPLLPSTVPIPVIVKASPRSMISGKVKILCCKKGRVKPVALTSIILPAVEEEIQA, via the exons ATGACTGCCCTTAG CGACGATCGACCAGCTGCAACTGGTTTGGGGGGAAGTCGATGGCTGGAAGCTGTATGGGAGCCTGAAGCTCGTCTATACGTTTTATCAGGAGGTCTCGAAATACTCGATGTCTGCGGAGAAGGAGACCCAAGATTAGTTTGCGCGGATTTGGGAACAGCAACTACTAACTCGGCCAAG ATCCGAGTTTACAAGGGTGGCGATCTGATAAGTCAACACAATCTTGGAGACTCTCCATCTGGTCTCGTCGGATTTTACTCTGAGAATGGAGAACACGGATCTGGTGCATTGGCCGTTGCCGCTGGCTCGAGCGTTTACGTTTATAAAAACATGAGGCCCTATTTCAAATACTGTTTACCTCCGATGGAGGCTCATGCAGAGGAAAGAGAA AAGTCACTTTTTCGTTTACAGATTTGGCACAGGGCTGGATTAGAAGATGATCCGAACATACTGCTACTGACAGAGGACTTGGAAACGTTATTAAAAGAGCATGGCGCGTCTGTATTGTCACCAAGAACTTTGAAACTTCTAGGAATGGAATCTAATCTCAGACCAAGTTTCGTCGAACAGTATCGTAGAGTTCCTTTGACAAGACCTGGTGTCGCTACAACTATTGCAACAATCCGTAAAGACTCTTGGAACAACGTAGCCAGTAGTTATCTTCTGATCGGTACAGAATCTGGTCAAATTTTAGTTCTAGACACAAG AGCATTTACAGTTATTGATAGACTCCAGTTGGGATGGTCCCCAGTTGCGTTAGTAGGCACGGGACTTTGGGCCAAGGAGAGTCGAGTCGTTGCCGTAGGAAGAGACGGAAAGTTGGGAGCAGTCAAAAGAGGCTCTGCCTCAAAACTGTGGTCCAAATTACCAGCGCCGGCAGTTTCGTTGTCAATTTTGCCAGGAGAAGGTGCCGCCGTGGCTGTGATGGATGGAAGCCTCTGGGGTTTTTCGAAAAAG GGTGCTCGATTGTGGAAAATCCAACTGCCAAATATTCCTTTGGACTTGGTAGGGCTCCCGGTGCCGCAACGAGGACTTTCGCTGCTTGCTGTAAGCGTGGCTAGATTCGGAGTTAGGATTTATGACGGGAAACACCACGTCGACACCATAAATACAATGGAAGCCGTATCCGCTATGAAG TACGGTAGAATGGGACAAGAAGAACGTGCAATGACTATGGTAACAGTTGGCGGTGGTTTGAACGTCCGCATACTAAAAAGGACCGCGGATTTCAGCACATATGTTGCACCGGAAATGCTGCCGAACTTTGGCAGCCGTTTCACGATACCAAAAAAGACGAGATTATTTGTCGAACAAACGATCAGAGAGAGATCAGAGGCTGTTAAGATTCATGATACGTTTCACCGAGGGTTAGCAAGACTCAGATTACACACGGCTAAAAAAGCTGTCGACGAACTTACTACGAATCAAGATTCTGGACCTAGTCCAGTCATCATCGATGCCAGTGTTCTCGGGTTGGGACCAGACTACATGATCAAAATTTGCGTTACTAACGTTTCTGATGCTTTGTCCGATACGGGGTTGTTCATTGTTTGCCGTGGCGAAAATGCCGATGTGAAACCAAGGGTTCTTAATCTACCGCTACTTCCAAGTACGGTTCCTATACCCGTGATAGTCAAAGCGAGCCCACGAAGCATGATATCTGGAAAAGTGAAGATACTTTGCTGCAAAAAGGGTAGAGTAAAACCTGTAGCATTAACGAGCATTATACTGCCGGcagttgaagaagaaattcaggcttaa
- the LOC124305350 gene encoding Bardet-Biedl syndrome 1 protein homolog isoform X2, with protein sequence MTALSDDRPAATGLGGSRWLEAVWEPEARLYVLSGGLEILDVCGEGDPRLVCADLGTATTNSAKIRVYKGGDLISQHNLGDSPSGLVGFYSENGEHGSGALAVAAGSSVYVYKNMRPYFKYCLPPMEAHAEEREIWHRAGLEDDPNILLLTEDLETLLKEHGASVLSPRTLKLLGMESNLRPSFVEQYRRVPLTRPGVATTIATIRKDSWNNVASSYLLIGTESGQILVLDTRAFTVIDRLQLGWSPVALVGTGLWAKESRVVAVGRDGKLGAVKRGSASKLWSKLPAPAVSLSILPGEGAAVAVMDGSLWGFSKKGARLWKIQLPNIPLDLVGLPVPQRGLSLLAVSVARFGVRIYDGKHHVDTINTMEAVSAMKYGRMGQEERAMTMVTVGGGLNVRILKRTADFSTYVAPEMLPNFGSRFTIPKKTRLFVEQTIRERSEAVKIHDTFHRGLARLRLHTAKKAVDELTTNQDSGPSPVIIDASVLGLGPDYMIKICVTNVSDALSDTGLFIVCRGENADVKPRVLNLPLLPSTVPIPVIVKASPRSMISGKVKILCCKKGRVKPVALTSIILPAVEEEIQA encoded by the exons ATGACTGCCCTTAG CGACGATCGACCAGCTGCAACTGGTTTGGGGGGAAGTCGATGGCTGGAAGCTGTATGGGAGCCTGAAGCTCGTCTATACGTTTTATCAGGAGGTCTCGAAATACTCGATGTCTGCGGAGAAGGAGACCCAAGATTAGTTTGCGCGGATTTGGGAACAGCAACTACTAACTCGGCCAAG ATCCGAGTTTACAAGGGTGGCGATCTGATAAGTCAACACAATCTTGGAGACTCTCCATCTGGTCTCGTCGGATTTTACTCTGAGAATGGAGAACACGGATCTGGTGCATTGGCCGTTGCCGCTGGCTCGAGCGTTTACGTTTATAAAAACATGAGGCCCTATTTCAAATACTGTTTACCTCCGATGGAGGCTCATGCAGAGGAAAGAGAA ATTTGGCACAGGGCTGGATTAGAAGATGATCCGAACATACTGCTACTGACAGAGGACTTGGAAACGTTATTAAAAGAGCATGGCGCGTCTGTATTGTCACCAAGAACTTTGAAACTTCTAGGAATGGAATCTAATCTCAGACCAAGTTTCGTCGAACAGTATCGTAGAGTTCCTTTGACAAGACCTGGTGTCGCTACAACTATTGCAACAATCCGTAAAGACTCTTGGAACAACGTAGCCAGTAGTTATCTTCTGATCGGTACAGAATCTGGTCAAATTTTAGTTCTAGACACAAG AGCATTTACAGTTATTGATAGACTCCAGTTGGGATGGTCCCCAGTTGCGTTAGTAGGCACGGGACTTTGGGCCAAGGAGAGTCGAGTCGTTGCCGTAGGAAGAGACGGAAAGTTGGGAGCAGTCAAAAGAGGCTCTGCCTCAAAACTGTGGTCCAAATTACCAGCGCCGGCAGTTTCGTTGTCAATTTTGCCAGGAGAAGGTGCCGCCGTGGCTGTGATGGATGGAAGCCTCTGGGGTTTTTCGAAAAAG GGTGCTCGATTGTGGAAAATCCAACTGCCAAATATTCCTTTGGACTTGGTAGGGCTCCCGGTGCCGCAACGAGGACTTTCGCTGCTTGCTGTAAGCGTGGCTAGATTCGGAGTTAGGATTTATGACGGGAAACACCACGTCGACACCATAAATACAATGGAAGCCGTATCCGCTATGAAG TACGGTAGAATGGGACAAGAAGAACGTGCAATGACTATGGTAACAGTTGGCGGTGGTTTGAACGTCCGCATACTAAAAAGGACCGCGGATTTCAGCACATATGTTGCACCGGAAATGCTGCCGAACTTTGGCAGCCGTTTCACGATACCAAAAAAGACGAGATTATTTGTCGAACAAACGATCAGAGAGAGATCAGAGGCTGTTAAGATTCATGATACGTTTCACCGAGGGTTAGCAAGACTCAGATTACACACGGCTAAAAAAGCTGTCGACGAACTTACTACGAATCAAGATTCTGGACCTAGTCCAGTCATCATCGATGCCAGTGTTCTCGGGTTGGGACCAGACTACATGATCAAAATTTGCGTTACTAACGTTTCTGATGCTTTGTCCGATACGGGGTTGTTCATTGTTTGCCGTGGCGAAAATGCCGATGTGAAACCAAGGGTTCTTAATCTACCGCTACTTCCAAGTACGGTTCCTATACCCGTGATAGTCAAAGCGAGCCCACGAAGCATGATATCTGGAAAAGTGAAGATACTTTGCTGCAAAAAGGGTAGAGTAAAACCTGTAGCATTAACGAGCATTATACTGCCGGcagttgaagaagaaattcaggcttaa
- the LOC124305350 gene encoding Bardet-Biedl syndrome 1 protein homolog isoform X3 — protein MTALSDDRPAATGLGGSRWLEAVWEPEARLYVLSGGLEILDVCGEGDPRLVCADLGTATTNSAKIRVYKGGDLISQHNLGDSPSGLVGFYSENGEHGSGALAVAAGSSVYVYKNMRPYFKYCLPPMEAHAEEREKSLFRLQIWHRAGLEDDPNILLLTEDLETLLKEHGASVLSPRTLKLLGMESNLRPSFVEQYRRVPLTRPGVATTIATIRKDSWNNVASSYLLIGTESGQILVLDTRLQLGWSPVALVGTGLWAKESRVVAVGRDGKLGAVKRGSASKLWSKLPAPAVSLSILPGEGAAVAVMDGSLWGFSKKGARLWKIQLPNIPLDLVGLPVPQRGLSLLAVSVARFGVRIYDGKHHVDTINTMEAVSAMKYGRMGQEERAMTMVTVGGGLNVRILKRTADFSTYVAPEMLPNFGSRFTIPKKTRLFVEQTIRERSEAVKIHDTFHRGLARLRLHTAKKAVDELTTNQDSGPSPVIIDASVLGLGPDYMIKICVTNVSDALSDTGLFIVCRGENADVKPRVLNLPLLPSTVPIPVIVKASPRSMISGKVKILCCKKGRVKPVALTSIILPAVEEEIQA, from the exons ATGACTGCCCTTAG CGACGATCGACCAGCTGCAACTGGTTTGGGGGGAAGTCGATGGCTGGAAGCTGTATGGGAGCCTGAAGCTCGTCTATACGTTTTATCAGGAGGTCTCGAAATACTCGATGTCTGCGGAGAAGGAGACCCAAGATTAGTTTGCGCGGATTTGGGAACAGCAACTACTAACTCGGCCAAG ATCCGAGTTTACAAGGGTGGCGATCTGATAAGTCAACACAATCTTGGAGACTCTCCATCTGGTCTCGTCGGATTTTACTCTGAGAATGGAGAACACGGATCTGGTGCATTGGCCGTTGCCGCTGGCTCGAGCGTTTACGTTTATAAAAACATGAGGCCCTATTTCAAATACTGTTTACCTCCGATGGAGGCTCATGCAGAGGAAAGAGAA AAGTCACTTTTTCGTTTACAGATTTGGCACAGGGCTGGATTAGAAGATGATCCGAACATACTGCTACTGACAGAGGACTTGGAAACGTTATTAAAAGAGCATGGCGCGTCTGTATTGTCACCAAGAACTTTGAAACTTCTAGGAATGGAATCTAATCTCAGACCAAGTTTCGTCGAACAGTATCGTAGAGTTCCTTTGACAAGACCTGGTGTCGCTACAACTATTGCAACAATCCGTAAAGACTCTTGGAACAACGTAGCCAGTAGTTATCTTCTGATCGGTACAGAATCTGGTCAAATTTTAGTTCTAGACACAAG ACTCCAGTTGGGATGGTCCCCAGTTGCGTTAGTAGGCACGGGACTTTGGGCCAAGGAGAGTCGAGTCGTTGCCGTAGGAAGAGACGGAAAGTTGGGAGCAGTCAAAAGAGGCTCTGCCTCAAAACTGTGGTCCAAATTACCAGCGCCGGCAGTTTCGTTGTCAATTTTGCCAGGAGAAGGTGCCGCCGTGGCTGTGATGGATGGAAGCCTCTGGGGTTTTTCGAAAAAG GGTGCTCGATTGTGGAAAATCCAACTGCCAAATATTCCTTTGGACTTGGTAGGGCTCCCGGTGCCGCAACGAGGACTTTCGCTGCTTGCTGTAAGCGTGGCTAGATTCGGAGTTAGGATTTATGACGGGAAACACCACGTCGACACCATAAATACAATGGAAGCCGTATCCGCTATGAAG TACGGTAGAATGGGACAAGAAGAACGTGCAATGACTATGGTAACAGTTGGCGGTGGTTTGAACGTCCGCATACTAAAAAGGACCGCGGATTTCAGCACATATGTTGCACCGGAAATGCTGCCGAACTTTGGCAGCCGTTTCACGATACCAAAAAAGACGAGATTATTTGTCGAACAAACGATCAGAGAGAGATCAGAGGCTGTTAAGATTCATGATACGTTTCACCGAGGGTTAGCAAGACTCAGATTACACACGGCTAAAAAAGCTGTCGACGAACTTACTACGAATCAAGATTCTGGACCTAGTCCAGTCATCATCGATGCCAGTGTTCTCGGGTTGGGACCAGACTACATGATCAAAATTTGCGTTACTAACGTTTCTGATGCTTTGTCCGATACGGGGTTGTTCATTGTTTGCCGTGGCGAAAATGCCGATGTGAAACCAAGGGTTCTTAATCTACCGCTACTTCCAAGTACGGTTCCTATACCCGTGATAGTCAAAGCGAGCCCACGAAGCATGATATCTGGAAAAGTGAAGATACTTTGCTGCAAAAAGGGTAGAGTAAAACCTGTAGCATTAACGAGCATTATACTGCCGGcagttgaagaagaaattcaggcttaa
- the LOC124305348 gene encoding post-GPI attachment to proteins factor 6-like isoform X1: MRSKYILTSRNVFICLQIIYVLAHFFVRDIRCMLPEASQEGTLHPFKSYGDVTTFHYTVPKEVFRATWQFAAFTDNLHCPSRKVHLHLKSGSYPVMSVDNASFPANMHLYRNDTISVSMMTTFEPKVTATIPVYGPEPGDWFVTGYLSHWDKKVQQQGLGHKCRYTLGSVAIWTQTSGIQDIPIGTQKFLHTNEPMSYYKIYIPSSTWHFRVHIWGCNFTLRAYHDSNTPCIKGLALKGRTIPIYNESHPSSIGNLTISDSYTFTVLSPYQESYYYLLVISGSVIDFNVMVSISECPIRMLDKSFMKQYLDAPSFSEALNQLRVKNKEDRLRSSKKQPLLHQIFYNNSTLNYDSMRPSKDQFVLPDDDDARDDPCIPRFQLARIKHSQPFSSVYLLQGREWLTSWVMLTDYYPVVTQFDIMPFIDIGGTLSIEIRLEMNKQISDQLVLVEVCIRKGRVPDRIDGEIVCRNQNMFMNLSSYGKNISTLLIPYPESDVWHVAMQAKCYTEGRKAPCTMEEILVSVDIKTRQCVFPGVHSCGNHGICQETKRGLLYYTSCNCFGGYKGWGCTDSTHADPKAFIVLTTLLLTLSNGFFIPAIYLAIKRGLYTEALVYLATMIFSSLYHACDQQFMTYCAVKYEVLQYSDFFSSILAFWVTLVSMAKLPTKYVSFFHMIGVLVIAFCVETDRTGLTSILVPLAMGATIPIAAIACRCYKYKQRQRPKEVVKLIIGLSLATIGLLLFALVETESNYQYVHSVWHAVIALSLLFLLPNSAEPEPLEISINDTSSSDSELMDYKDLAQSPVFTVKADGEKLLTVESDTS; this comes from the exons ATGCGATCcaaatatattttaacaagtcgaaatgtatttatttgcTTACAAATCATTTACGTTCTGGCACATTTCTTCGTCCGCG ATATTCGATGCATGTTACCTGAGGCCAGTCAGGAAGGAACTTTACATCCGTTTAAAAGCTATGGGGACGTAACGACGTTCCATTACACAGTACCGAAAGAAGTTTTTAGAGCCACCTGGCAATTTGCAGCCTTTACGGATAATTTACATTGTCCGTCTCGAAAGGTGCACCT GCACCTGAAATCTGGCAGTTACCCCGTAATGTCGGTGGATAATGCTTCGTTTCCTGCTAACATGCATTTGTACCGTAACGACACTATATCGGTATCAATGATGACTACTTTCGAGCCAAAAGTAACGGCTACTATACCAGTTTACGGACCAGAACCTGGAGATTGGTTTGTGACTGGATACCTTTCCCATTGGGATAAGAAAGTTCAGCAGCAA GGTCTGGGACATAAATGCCGTTACACTTTGGGCTCCGTCGCTATATGGACACAGACCAGCGGCATTCAAGACATACCGATCGGCACACAAAAATTTCTGCACACCAACGAGCCAATGTCATATTACAA AATCTACATACCATCGAGTACGTGGCATTTTCGCGTTCATATATGGGGCTGTAATTTTACTCTGCGAGCTTATCACGACTCCAATACACCCTGCATAAAAGGCCTGGCACTCAAGGGACGGACGATACCAATTTACAACGAGTCGCACCCCAGCTCAATCGGCAATTTAACAATAAGTGATTCCTACACGTTTACCGTTCTCTCGCCGTACCAAGAAAGTTACTATTATTTGTTAGTCATTTCGGGCAGTGTTATAGATTTCAATGTCATGGTGAGCATTTCGG AATGTCCTATACGAATGCTGGACAAATCGTTTATGAAGCAGTATCTGGATGCGCCATCGTTTTCCGAGGCATTGAATCAGCTccgagtaaaaaataaagaggaCCGATTGAGATCGTCGAAAAAACAGCCTCTGCTTCACcagattttttataacaattcaaCACTTAATTACGACAGCATGAGACCATCCAAGGACCAGTTCGTTTTACCGGACGATGATGATGCCAGAGACGATCCTTGCATACCAAGGTTTCAACTAGCCAGAATAAAACATTCTCAGCCATTCTCAAGTGTTTATCTACTCCAG GGTAGAGAATGGTTAACGTCGTGGGTAATGCTTACGGATTATTACCCAGTCGTTACCCAGTTTGATATTATGCCATTTATTGACATCGGAGGTACTCTCAGCATCGAGATTCGTCTGGAGATGAACAAG CAAATATCCGATCAGCTCGTCCTTGTTGAAGTTTGCATTCGCAAGGGTCGAGTACCCGATCGTATCGATGGAGAAATAGTGTGCCGGAACCAAAATATGTTCATGAACTTGTCATCTTATGGAAAAAACATATCCACTTTATTAATTCCCTATCCAGAATCGGATGTTTGGCATGTAGCAATGCAAGCTAAATGTTATACCGAGGg AAGGAAAGCTCCGTGCACAATGGAGGAAATACTTGTATCCGTAGACATAAAAACACGGCAATGCGTCTTCCCTGGAGTTCATTCATGCGGTAATCACGGAATTTGCCAAGAGACAAAGAGAGGACTGCTGTATTATACTTCCTGCAACTGTTTCGGAG GTTACAAAGGCTGGGGTTGTACAGACTCGACGCACGCAGATCCAAAGGCATTCATAGTGCTTACAACTCTCCTGCTTACATTAAGTAACGGATTTTTTATACCGGCCATTTATTTGGCCATCAAACGAGGCCTCTATACAGAAGCACTAGTCTACTTAGCCACCATGATATTCTCCTCGCTTTATCATGCATGCGATCAGCAATTCATGACCTACTGCGCGGTTAAATATGAG GTTTTGCAGTACAGTGACTTCTTCTCAAGCATTCTGGCATTCTGGGTGACTCTCGTCTCGATGGCAAAATTACCTACAAAATATGTGTCGTTTTTTCACATGATCGGTGTACTTGTTATCGCATTTTGCGTCGAGACGGATAGAACAGGATTAACCAGCATTTTAGTACCCTTAGCAATGGGTGCGACAATTCCA atTGCAGCTATTGCCTGTCGATGCTACAAGTATAAACAGCGACAGCGTCCTAAAGAGGTTGTAAAACTGATAATCGGTTTGTCACTAGCTACGATCGGGTTACTCCTGTTTGCTCTAGTTGAAACGGAATCCAATTACCAa TATGTGCACAGCGTGTGGCACGCTGTTATAGCCCTATCGCTGTTATTCTTATTGCCAAACAGTGCGGAACCAGAACCACTTGAAATATCAATAAACGATACGAGCAGCTCGGACAGTGAGTTAATGGATTATAAAGACTTGGCCCAGAGTCCGGTATTCACAGTAAAAGCGGATGGTGAAAAGTTACTGACTGTCGAAAGTGACACGTCATAG
- the LOC124305348 gene encoding post-GPI attachment to proteins factor 6-like isoform X2 has product MYLFAYKSFTFWHISSSAVNIRCMLPEASQEGTLHPFKSYGDVTTFHYTVPKEVFRATWQFAAFTDNLHCPSRKVHLHLKSGSYPVMSVDNASFPANMHLYRNDTISVSMMTTFEPKVTATIPVYGPEPGDWFVTGYLSHWDKKVQQQGLGHKCRYTLGSVAIWTQTSGIQDIPIGTQKFLHTNEPMSYYKIYIPSSTWHFRVHIWGCNFTLRAYHDSNTPCIKGLALKGRTIPIYNESHPSSIGNLTISDSYTFTVLSPYQESYYYLLVISGSVIDFNVMVSISECPIRMLDKSFMKQYLDAPSFSEALNQLRVKNKEDRLRSSKKQPLLHQIFYNNSTLNYDSMRPSKDQFVLPDDDDARDDPCIPRFQLARIKHSQPFSSVYLLQGREWLTSWVMLTDYYPVVTQFDIMPFIDIGGTLSIEIRLEMNKQISDQLVLVEVCIRKGRVPDRIDGEIVCRNQNMFMNLSSYGKNISTLLIPYPESDVWHVAMQAKCYTEGRKAPCTMEEILVSVDIKTRQCVFPGVHSCGNHGICQETKRGLLYYTSCNCFGGYKGWGCTDSTHADPKAFIVLTTLLLTLSNGFFIPAIYLAIKRGLYTEALVYLATMIFSSLYHACDQQFMTYCAVKYEVLQYSDFFSSILAFWVTLVSMAKLPTKYVSFFHMIGVLVIAFCVETDRTGLTSILVPLAMGATIPIAAIACRCYKYKQRQRPKEVVKLIIGLSLATIGLLLFALVETESNYQYVHSVWHAVIALSLLFLLPNSAEPEPLEISINDTSSSDSELMDYKDLAQSPVFTVKADGEKLLTVESDTS; this is encoded by the exons atgtatttatttgcTTACAAATCATTTACGTTCTGGCACATTTCTTCGTCCGCGGTAA ATATTCGATGCATGTTACCTGAGGCCAGTCAGGAAGGAACTTTACATCCGTTTAAAAGCTATGGGGACGTAACGACGTTCCATTACACAGTACCGAAAGAAGTTTTTAGAGCCACCTGGCAATTTGCAGCCTTTACGGATAATTTACATTGTCCGTCTCGAAAGGTGCACCT GCACCTGAAATCTGGCAGTTACCCCGTAATGTCGGTGGATAATGCTTCGTTTCCTGCTAACATGCATTTGTACCGTAACGACACTATATCGGTATCAATGATGACTACTTTCGAGCCAAAAGTAACGGCTACTATACCAGTTTACGGACCAGAACCTGGAGATTGGTTTGTGACTGGATACCTTTCCCATTGGGATAAGAAAGTTCAGCAGCAA GGTCTGGGACATAAATGCCGTTACACTTTGGGCTCCGTCGCTATATGGACACAGACCAGCGGCATTCAAGACATACCGATCGGCACACAAAAATTTCTGCACACCAACGAGCCAATGTCATATTACAA AATCTACATACCATCGAGTACGTGGCATTTTCGCGTTCATATATGGGGCTGTAATTTTACTCTGCGAGCTTATCACGACTCCAATACACCCTGCATAAAAGGCCTGGCACTCAAGGGACGGACGATACCAATTTACAACGAGTCGCACCCCAGCTCAATCGGCAATTTAACAATAAGTGATTCCTACACGTTTACCGTTCTCTCGCCGTACCAAGAAAGTTACTATTATTTGTTAGTCATTTCGGGCAGTGTTATAGATTTCAATGTCATGGTGAGCATTTCGG AATGTCCTATACGAATGCTGGACAAATCGTTTATGAAGCAGTATCTGGATGCGCCATCGTTTTCCGAGGCATTGAATCAGCTccgagtaaaaaataaagaggaCCGATTGAGATCGTCGAAAAAACAGCCTCTGCTTCACcagattttttataacaattcaaCACTTAATTACGACAGCATGAGACCATCCAAGGACCAGTTCGTTTTACCGGACGATGATGATGCCAGAGACGATCCTTGCATACCAAGGTTTCAACTAGCCAGAATAAAACATTCTCAGCCATTCTCAAGTGTTTATCTACTCCAG GGTAGAGAATGGTTAACGTCGTGGGTAATGCTTACGGATTATTACCCAGTCGTTACCCAGTTTGATATTATGCCATTTATTGACATCGGAGGTACTCTCAGCATCGAGATTCGTCTGGAGATGAACAAG CAAATATCCGATCAGCTCGTCCTTGTTGAAGTTTGCATTCGCAAGGGTCGAGTACCCGATCGTATCGATGGAGAAATAGTGTGCCGGAACCAAAATATGTTCATGAACTTGTCATCTTATGGAAAAAACATATCCACTTTATTAATTCCCTATCCAGAATCGGATGTTTGGCATGTAGCAATGCAAGCTAAATGTTATACCGAGGg AAGGAAAGCTCCGTGCACAATGGAGGAAATACTTGTATCCGTAGACATAAAAACACGGCAATGCGTCTTCCCTGGAGTTCATTCATGCGGTAATCACGGAATTTGCCAAGAGACAAAGAGAGGACTGCTGTATTATACTTCCTGCAACTGTTTCGGAG GTTACAAAGGCTGGGGTTGTACAGACTCGACGCACGCAGATCCAAAGGCATTCATAGTGCTTACAACTCTCCTGCTTACATTAAGTAACGGATTTTTTATACCGGCCATTTATTTGGCCATCAAACGAGGCCTCTATACAGAAGCACTAGTCTACTTAGCCACCATGATATTCTCCTCGCTTTATCATGCATGCGATCAGCAATTCATGACCTACTGCGCGGTTAAATATGAG GTTTTGCAGTACAGTGACTTCTTCTCAAGCATTCTGGCATTCTGGGTGACTCTCGTCTCGATGGCAAAATTACCTACAAAATATGTGTCGTTTTTTCACATGATCGGTGTACTTGTTATCGCATTTTGCGTCGAGACGGATAGAACAGGATTAACCAGCATTTTAGTACCCTTAGCAATGGGTGCGACAATTCCA atTGCAGCTATTGCCTGTCGATGCTACAAGTATAAACAGCGACAGCGTCCTAAAGAGGTTGTAAAACTGATAATCGGTTTGTCACTAGCTACGATCGGGTTACTCCTGTTTGCTCTAGTTGAAACGGAATCCAATTACCAa TATGTGCACAGCGTGTGGCACGCTGTTATAGCCCTATCGCTGTTATTCTTATTGCCAAACAGTGCGGAACCAGAACCACTTGAAATATCAATAAACGATACGAGCAGCTCGGACAGTGAGTTAATGGATTATAAAGACTTGGCCCAGAGTCCGGTATTCACAGTAAAAGCGGATGGTGAAAAGTTACTGACTGTCGAAAGTGACACGTCATAG